From a region of the Tiliqua scincoides isolate rTilSci1 chromosome 4, rTilSci1.hap2, whole genome shotgun sequence genome:
- the C4H8orf76 gene encoding uncharacterized protein C8orf76 homolog isoform X1 — protein MEPPFGAQFEESVFEGGRRGEPEGRGAPLSRAAYRARCCEPEWFCEEAVSEDDAESVNMKKFRGDLAYKQQEFKKALFEYSDCLMLLAPSNIAMRRDIQESRARCLVHLGRHQEALEIAEMLRSGATNTDHVTVVLSLQLAIYRTLEHIEKMIECLQKLILLHPFHPENWKLLAEAYVSRLRLPASLSVLAADFQGSESLNINNHLQVSSSKVGFQHQKNHSWRKEISLHHSSKATDSFGPCEECQTVARPISPIDKLEVQEESEDSWIYACASFIRARLLLQLVQSQQSSFALESNLKAQQDIEDIVASFGLKGDVLFLMTEAMGEDLVPANLKEDAQGEVKCLSASALTALMTAPETEFERKWFQKLRDNLSLLQSST, from the exons ATGGAGCCGCCTTTCGGGGCCCAGTTCGAGGAGTCGGTGTTCGAGGGCGGACGGCGGGGGGAGCCCGAGGGGCGCGGCGCCCCCCTCTCCCGAGCAGCCTATCGCGCCCGCTGCTGCGAGCCTGAG TGGTTTTGTGAGGAAGCTGTCAGCGAAGATGATGCTGAAAGTGTCAATATGAAAAAATTTAGAGGAGATTTGGCATACAAGCAACAAGAATTTAAG AAGGCTCTCTTCGAATATTCTGACTGCCTCATGCTGTTGGCGCCCAGCAACATTGCCATGAGAAGAGATATACAGGAAAGCCGGGCTCGCTGTTTAGTTCATCTGGGAAGACATCAGGAAGCCTTGGAGATTGCGGAAATGTTG AGAAGTGGAGCAACAAACACCGACCATGTGACCGTGGTACTTAGCCTGCAGCTTGCCATTTACCGAACCCTGGAGCACATTGAGAAGATGATTGAGTGTTTGCAGAAACTGATTTTGCTGCACCCCTTTCATCCAGAGAACTGGAAGCTGCTTGCTGAGGCATACGTGAGCCGTTTACGGCTTCCAGCGTCACTCTCCGTGTTGGCCGCTGATTTCCAGGGAAGTGAAAGCTTAAACATAAATAACCATCTCCAGGTTTCGTCAAGTAAAGTTGGCTTTCAGCATCAGAAAAATCACAGCTGGAGGAAAGAGATATCTTTGCACCATTCTTCTAAAGCAACTGACAGTTTTGGGCCTTGTGAGGAATGCCAAACAGTAGCAAGACCCATCAGCCCCATAGACAAATTGGAGGTACAGGAGGAGTCAGAAGACAGTTGGATATATGCGTGTGCTTCCTTCATTAGAGCAAG GCTCTTGCTTCAGCTTGTACAATCGCAGCAGTCTTCTTTTGCTTTAGAGAGCAACTTAAAGGCACAGCAAGACATTGAAGATATAGTGGCATCCTTTGGATTGAAAGGAGATGTCTTGTTCTTGATGACTGAA GCAATGGGAGAAGATCTTGTTCCAGCAAACCTTAAGGAGGATGCTCAGGGAGAGGTGAAATGCCTCAGCGCTTCAGCCCTGACCGCCTTAATGACAGCGCCTGAAACAGAATTTGAAAGAAAATGGTTCCAGAAGCTCAGAGATAATTTGTCTCTCTTGCAGTCTTCCACGTAA
- the C4H8orf76 gene encoding uncharacterized protein C8orf76 homolog isoform X2 has translation MSGEDWWRGEICPYFMCHLIIKWFCEEAVSEDDAESVNMKKFRGDLAYKQQEFKKALFEYSDCLMLLAPSNIAMRRDIQESRARCLVHLGRHQEALEIAEMLRSGATNTDHVTVVLSLQLAIYRTLEHIEKMIECLQKLILLHPFHPENWKLLAEAYVSRLRLPASLSVLAADFQGSESLNINNHLQVSSSKVGFQHQKNHSWRKEISLHHSSKATDSFGPCEECQTVARPISPIDKLEVQEESEDSWIYACASFIRARLLLQLVQSQQSSFALESNLKAQQDIEDIVASFGLKGDVLFLMTEAMGEDLVPANLKEDAQGEVKCLSASALTALMTAPETEFERKWFQKLRDNLSLLQSST, from the exons TGGTTTTGTGAGGAAGCTGTCAGCGAAGATGATGCTGAAAGTGTCAATATGAAAAAATTTAGAGGAGATTTGGCATACAAGCAACAAGAATTTAAG AAGGCTCTCTTCGAATATTCTGACTGCCTCATGCTGTTGGCGCCCAGCAACATTGCCATGAGAAGAGATATACAGGAAAGCCGGGCTCGCTGTTTAGTTCATCTGGGAAGACATCAGGAAGCCTTGGAGATTGCGGAAATGTTG AGAAGTGGAGCAACAAACACCGACCATGTGACCGTGGTACTTAGCCTGCAGCTTGCCATTTACCGAACCCTGGAGCACATTGAGAAGATGATTGAGTGTTTGCAGAAACTGATTTTGCTGCACCCCTTTCATCCAGAGAACTGGAAGCTGCTTGCTGAGGCATACGTGAGCCGTTTACGGCTTCCAGCGTCACTCTCCGTGTTGGCCGCTGATTTCCAGGGAAGTGAAAGCTTAAACATAAATAACCATCTCCAGGTTTCGTCAAGTAAAGTTGGCTTTCAGCATCAGAAAAATCACAGCTGGAGGAAAGAGATATCTTTGCACCATTCTTCTAAAGCAACTGACAGTTTTGGGCCTTGTGAGGAATGCCAAACAGTAGCAAGACCCATCAGCCCCATAGACAAATTGGAGGTACAGGAGGAGTCAGAAGACAGTTGGATATATGCGTGTGCTTCCTTCATTAGAGCAAG GCTCTTGCTTCAGCTTGTACAATCGCAGCAGTCTTCTTTTGCTTTAGAGAGCAACTTAAAGGCACAGCAAGACATTGAAGATATAGTGGCATCCTTTGGATTGAAAGGAGATGTCTTGTTCTTGATGACTGAA GCAATGGGAGAAGATCTTGTTCCAGCAAACCTTAAGGAGGATGCTCAGGGAGAGGTGAAATGCCTCAGCGCTTCAGCCCTGACCGCCTTAATGACAGCGCCTGAAACAGAATTTGAAAGAAAATGGTTCCAGAAGCTCAGAGATAATTTGTCTCTCTTGCAGTCTTCCACGTAA
- the FAM83A gene encoding protein FAM83A, with protein MNRSRHVGKIQRRLEEVKNWSFRHTKADFSHNESVRLATDALLDGGLQSYLKALEEEGEVDFLSSVEAQYIKQNAREPYYSKDAHSEGDAGTRPNNDARSLQSGTYFPLISENSEPALLHSWTAAEKPYLKEKSSATVYFQTDKNSNIRDIIRRCISKTGQVLAILMDVFTDAEIFCDVLEAANKRRVFVYLLLDHSNLKLFTEMCDKLHVAENYFKNISVRSVTGEVYCAKSGRKFSGQIQEKFIISDWRYVLSGSYSFTWLCGQVHRNFLSKYTGQVVELFDEEFRHLYALSKPVAGLRPPLHTSLLLLNKSTAATQGSLTNSSNQGSLHTPSDPFSCLSNDSVSPSPKPTRTPVYSSQPASPLPLNRVHSFHGYTTRMMTQPQNGIQVNYYQRQYIMDSPAVLYNNVNIYRPVRMKQEDVNRARMNPVWRCLHRAKLTTR; from the exons ATGAATCGATCAAGACATGTGGGCAAGATCCAGAGGCGACTGGAAGAGGTCAAGAACTGGTCCTTCCGACACACAAAAGCAGATTTTAGTCACAATGAGAGTGTGCGGCTTGCCACGGACGCCCTCTTGGATGgtgggctccaatcctatctcaAGGCtttggaggaagagggagaagtgGATTTCCTGTCCTCTGTGGAAGCGCAATACATCAAGCAGAATGCAAGGGAACCTTACTATTCCAAAGATGCTCATTCGGAGGGTGATGCTGGGACAAGGCCAAATAATGATGCCCGGTCCCTCCAGTCAGGAACCTACTTCCCTCTCATCTCTGAGAACAGTGAACCAGCCCTCCTCCACAGCTGGACTGCCGCAGAGAAGCCCTACCTGAAAGAGAAGTCAAGTGCCACAGTATATTTCCAAACAGACAAGAACAGTAATATCAGAGACATCATACGGCGTTGCATCAGCAAGACTGGCCAG GTACTGGCCATTTTGATGGATGTATTCACAGATGCCGAGATATTTTGTGATGTCCTGGAAGCAGCTAACAAGCGGAGAGTGTTTGTCTACCTGTTGCTCGACCACAGCAACCTGAAACTCTTCACCGAGATGTGTGACAAACTGCATGTCGCTGAGAATTACTTCAAG AACATTTCTGTACGAAGCGTTACTGGGGAGGTTTACTGTGCCAAATCCGGCCGAAAGTTCTCAGGACAGATCCAAGAAAAATTCATCATCTCAGACTGGAGATACGTCCTTTCTGGATCATACAG TTTCACCTGGTTGTGTGGCCAGGTCCATCGGAATTTCCTGTCCAAGTACACAGGCCAAGTGGTGGAGCTGTTTGACGAAGAGTTCCGGCATCTTTATGCTCTCTCCAAGCCCGTCGCAGGTCTGAGACCTCCACTGCACACATCACTCCTGTTGCTCAACAAGAGCACTGCAGCGACACAGGGCAGCCTCACCAACAGCAGTAACCAAGGCAGCCTCCACACTCCATCAGATCCATTTAGCTGCTTGTCGAATGATAGCGTCTCGCCGAGCCCCAAACCTACCAGGACTCCTGTTTATAGCAGTCAACCCGCATCACCACTGCCTCTCAACAGAGTCCACTCTTTTCACGGTTACACCACACGCATGATGACTCAGCCACAGAATGGCATCCAGGTCAACTACTACCAGCGACAGTATATCATGGATTCCCCAGCAGTCCTGTACAACAATGTCAATATCTACAGGCCTGTGAGAATGAAACAAGAGGATGTCAACAGGGCACGGATGAACCCAGTCTGGAGATGCCTTCACAGAGCCAAACTGACTACTAGATGA